A segment of the Carya illinoinensis cultivar Pawnee chromosome 1, C.illinoinensisPawnee_v1, whole genome shotgun sequence genome:
GTATCTATGATCTATTATTGTGTCTCGAATGAAGAAAAGaagttaaaacaaaaaagactGTTAAAGAAGCTTAACTGTAAATACGGCTAGATCTCTGACAAGTACATGAAGGGCATaaattaatgagaaatgatatttgcagtcgtggttgtgcaagcggcgtgcagtcactttgaaaaaaatgaattaatatgggacccacatgaaaaaaaaaactaactttttaatcgtggaccccactctttttcaaagcgattgcgcggcgtttgcaattccgcgactgtatgtagcattgctctaaaTTAATTGCTAAGATCTGTGCATATGGCCGGTTAAGAACAATGTACCCATAACTTAAGTTAATGCCATGATCAGCTCAATCGAGTAATCCGCCATGAAGTTGTATATATAGTCTGATCTGGACCgccaaattaaattatttgagagTTCATCAAACAGATCAAGATCAGAGGCCTCTTACTGGATGATGCTCATGCTCATTGCTCATGGCTTTTTGGTGATGATCCATTATCATCACacacacatattatatatgagtaatattatacacCATACTACCATCTTActtatattttactatatataatgtgaagcatttaatgataaaaaaatatataataaataattattcaatggTGGTAAATGTATCACATCTTATTTAGTGAGATACAAATAGGATGAGAGTAtggtgaatagaatttttcatagaaTTTTGATACGTACAAGCGAATTTACATACCAATCTACGTACTAATGCTGAtacatttatattcaaaattcaaattgacattgttttcaataaaatctattttctgaccaatcacattaaatggATGCACATATTAATGCGCAGAAtcacttacaactagatttttccttttccatatATGAAATATCCATCTCCAAAGTTTTAATACTCTGATGATCTATACACAcgtatatatacaaataaaaaattatatttgcaagtgagtatataagatatatagatTAACTTAAATACCAATTTACAACTAAAATGACACATACAAAATGCACATGAAACTAAAACAGTGTATCATGTTAACTAAATAACTATCATCaacttaattacaaaaatatatagcaTTAAAGAAGGTTTAGAATTATACAAACAAGCTATATATTAAGAAATAGAGATTATAAACcttaatttatcatttaaaaaaaaggattgTATATCGAGAAGAAATTGGACTGCAACTATCCCCCGTTTGGATACAGAAacggtttcatctcatcttatcttattattataatttttttaaattcttacacataatatgtataataaacaattcaactttttaaaattttaaaataataataatattaaaaaataatattttaacaatattttattttacttttaacttttatttaaaaatatctcatatcatctcattatctaaactaCGCATAAATCTTCATCACCATTAAttaatgagttttgttacatacaagaaaagtcgcatactaatctgcgtaccaatgttaattctttcatatttaaaattttaattagcactgttttcaataaaatctactttttgaccaatcacaatagattggtgtacatattaatacataattatacttgcaactaaatttttccttaattaattaagcagcaaagaaatgaaaatgtcaaggaggaaaaaaaaaaggatcaaaGAATGAAAATGGGCCAACACCTTCCCAAAAACTAGACTCGGTCTGTAATTGTtatcttgtttatttttagagaagagataagttgagattaaagttaaaaattaaattaaaaattattaaaatatattattttaatattatttttgtattaaaattttagaaaattaaattatttattttattttatataaaaattttaaaaaattataataattaagataaaatgagattatatGAGAATTTCTCAAAGTGAACAAGGCCGACTCTATCACGTGACTAGAATGACAATCTCACCGCACATGAGGTGGCACTAATTTAAAGGGTCAACACCCGTCACCGTCACAGTCCCGTGACATTAAGAAGAGCCACCAAACTTGAAGCCTGAAGGGCTTCCTCATTGAGTCATTTCCCATCCATCGTCTATCTTTACCTTCTCTCTCTCGGAGCCCtagattttttctctctttacgGTACTTCTATTTATCCGCCAATATTTTCTCGGAAAAAATGGTGAGTACTTCGACTACTCCACACTACCGTTCTATCTTGGACTTCTTTCTAAAAAGTACTTTATAGTTGTGATTTTAGTATAGTATCTTTTAGTTGTTGTTCTTGGATCTGTGGAACTTGTTGCCCTTTTTCGTGGAATTTCTGGTGTTTTTGAGTGGATTGTAAATTAAACCAGGCTTTGTACTGCTACCGAGCCGAATCGATCCCGATTTGATCATGATTTGATTTTTCGTTCTGAACCTTTTGTGTTCGTTATTACTTTGACCCGTTTGCGTATACTTTTGAGTCGGTGAAGGTGGTGTGGACTTCTCTGGTGCAAGATGGTCTTTGTACGTGTATGTGAAAATGCGCGACTTTTTCTGCATTTGCATGTAGTTTTGTTTGTGTTTATACTTATGAAGGTCCCTTGAAAtcagattttttatttgtttcacaCTATTCATTTGCTAATCCCTACGTCGGGTACATTTTTGTgactatttttgtttatttctcaTGGCTAGTCTTCTTCTTTGGTCTCGATGAATGCTGCGCCTTACGAGGCTTTTACTTATTCGGTTTTTCTATCTTGATACTTCTAATATTTTATCACTGATTTTTGCTAATTATTTGGttaaatttatgataaaaaaaactttggaGGGGGAACTAATTTGGAGTGTTATTGTTTTCTTGATACTAATTATAACTAAAAGAATGTTACGGGAGGGATCAAGCATGTAACCAATAATGTAGAATGGGGCATGGTAGAAGGGTAAGCTTTGATTTGGAATCAACCCGATCAAAAGTAGTTTGGGACTTGAGAGGGGAAAAAAGGACCTTATGATGttgtttatttggttatttTGTAATCATGGGTttacatatcattttttattttttgtgatcaTGGGTCTCTGGACTGGTGGATAACATTGCaagtttttgaattatttagggatttatttttggttattTGTTCGTGAAGATTTGGTGGGGGGTGGAGTGGAACATTCTGTAGATGTTTAGCATGAAAGTATAGATTTCAAATAGTGGTATTTGATAAGTGCAAGCATTTTATCCAATATTGCAGGCAAACGCAGCATCTGGGATGGCTGTGCATGATGACTGCAAGCTAAAGTTTTTAGAACTGAAGGCAAAACGAACTTACCGCTTCATTGTTTACAAGATTGAAGAGAAGCAAAAGGAGGTGGTTGTGGAAAAGCTTGGTGAGCCAACCGAGAGTTATGAGGATCTCTCTGCAAGCCTTCCTGCTAACGAGTGCCGATATGCTGTGTATGACTTTGACTTTCTGACAGAAGAGAATGTCCCAAAGAGCAGGATTGTTTTCATTGCTTGGTAATCTTTAGAGTTTCAGATCTTACTATGTTCTCATGTTCCATTCTCTGATGTTTTGTCTTTTTCACTTTATGTATTCATTGATTTGCTCCATATACACATGTATGAAGGTCCCCGGATACTTCAAAAGTGAGAAGCAAGATGATTTATGCAAGCTCGAAGGACAGGTTCAAGAGAGAATTGGATGGTATTCAGGTGGAGTTGCAAGCTACTGATCCCACCGAGATGGGCCTTGATGTTATTAGAAGCCGGTCTACCTGAATAGAAAGTGCCAGCTATGCAATGGAAATATCTCCAACTATCCTACTCGATGTTTATAGGTTGTGCAACTTTGTACTTGTTTTAATACTATGCTAATGGCTTGTGTTTTATCAACATTTAAAACGTCCCGAATTGTGATTTTGTGGTTTTGTTGTGTTATCACTTATTGGTATGAATTTATACACACCTGTGATATGTCGGAGTATGGGGTGCATATCAATTCAAATGTCTGCTTATTTCAACCCCATGGCTATGTTGTTTTGTAGATCAGGCTGTTCTTTGGCCTTTCCCAATACTGAATGGTTTCCATGGCTACGTTTCGTAAGAGTCGAATATCTTTATCAATTCATAAGGTTGGTATTGTGCGAGGTTGAAAAAGCTCTCGATTATGTTTGATGATGGTCTCAAGTTGTGTATTCGTCCATTGCCCCTAGGGTGGTTCACCACTGCAATTAATCAATTTTGCCTGTTGGAATACGAAAAGAAGATACAACGATTGCTATTTACCATCAAAGCTATGGGTTTGTTTACCAACTCCCTGAACGTCCCGTGCCCCTTTCGTTCATTCCTTTGGCGTGTGGATGTGGCTAAGTGTCTGACTATATTGTTCATAGTTCTCTGGCGTTGAGGCCAGTACTCGTTCCTGCGCCTGAGCCAGTGGTAGCTCGGTAACACTTTAAACCAATATGGTTTCTAATTAAGAAATCTATGGTTCGgaaaatatatatcaaaagcCCTAAAAGATTCTATTagagtttaatatattaattcattaattGTAATTAAATAAGACAGACCATTAGAGGGATTTCCCAACTATTGTAATCCTATTTGGATAATATGAGTTTCttgttctttaattatttttcccaATACACCGTATTCaatgaaatttaatatttagatAGTCATAGAAGATGAATTATGCTTTAAGAACAGCatatacacattttttttttcttataagaaaATCTCTGATTCTCTATGGGTGTAAAGACTTGATATCCAACTCTGGTAGGCCATTAAAACGACAAAAtggaaaacaaaataataaatacgaaAATTCGAAGCACATTTTAAGACGACAGCACGCTATGACGCTGGCGGAGCAGTACTCTCTTAAATGAGGGCGGGCCGGGGTTCGAATTGGTGTTCCTCCGTGTTTACAGAACGATGAGAGTAAATTATGCACTACGTAGACCATATCATGCACCAGCACCCGCGAAGACTGCTTGTGAAGTCCCATCTTCACCCCCCAGCAGTTCATATAATTACCCCAACTACCTTCGTCTCCTCTCGTCATGCAAAGACCTCAAGTCACTGCTTCAAGTCCATGGCCGTTTGATAGTGTCAGGCCTTAGAGAAGACCATTTCACACTCTCCCATCTCATTAATTCCTACTCTTCGTTTCACAAACTTGATTTGGCTCGCTCTGTTTTCGAATTCTCGGCTAGCCCATGTGTCATTCTATGGAATTCAATGATAAGAGCTTATACTCGGTCAAAAAAATGCAAAGAAGCTCTCATTATGTACCATTGCATGTTGGAGAAAGGGCTGGAACCTGACAAGTACACCTTCacttttgttttgaaagctTGTACAGGTGCTTTAGACTGGCAGGAGGGTATTTTAGTTCACCATGAAATAGCCCGTAGACGATTAGATTGTGATGTGTTTATAGTGACCGGTCTTGTTGATATGTATTGCAAAATTGGTGATTTGAGAAGTGCAAGAGAGCTGTTTGATAGTTTGCCAAAGAAAGATGTCGTAGCTTGGAATACAATGATTGCAGGGTTGTCACAAAGCAAGGATCCTCGTGAGGCGTTGAGATTATTTTGGGGTATGCAGTTGGGGGGTGTTGAGCCTGACTCAGTGAGTTTGTTGAACTTGGTTCCAGCTGTTTCAAGTTTAGCAGATATTGATTACTGTAGATCTATCCATGGATATGCGGTTAGGAGGGATTTTCATTCTGCTGTTTTGAATGGATTGATTGATATGTACTGTAAGTGTAAAGATGTAAGTTCCGCTCGCCAGCTTTTTGATCGGATGTGGGGCCGAGATGATGTGTCTTGGAGGACGATGATTATGGGCTATGTGTTCGATGGATGTTTCCTTGAGGCATTGAAGTTATTTGATACAATGAAAGTAGAGAATCGGAGGATAGATAAGATGTCCGCTGTGAGTGCTCTATTGGCTGCTGCGGAGATGAGAGATTTAGACAAAGGGGTTGATATCCATAATTGTGCTATTCAAGAAGGGATTGATTCGGATGTTTTGGTTGCTACTCCTATTGTGACCATGTATGTGAAGTGTGGACAATTAGAGAAGGCCAAACAATTGTTTAAGGGACTTCGGTGGAGGGATTTAGTTGCTTGGTGTGCATTTATAAATGCTGTTGTCCAATCTGGATATCCCAAAGAAGCATTGTCTCTATTTCGAGATATGCAGAATGACAATATGAAACCAGAGAACGTAACTCTGGTGAGTATCGTTTCGGCATGTGCAGAACTACCATCTGTAAGATTAGGTAAAAGCGTGCACTGTTATGCTATCAAGGCTGACTTTGATCTTGATTTTTCAACAGGAACAGCGCTTGTATCAATGTATTCTAAATGGGGATTATTTACTTGGGCGCTGAATGTTTTCAGTAGAATTCCATGTAAAGATGTCGTGACATGGAATGTTCTAATAAGTGGGTTTGCATATATTGGTGACGTATACCATGCTATGGAATTGTTCTGTAAATTACAGCTATCAGGAATACATCTAGTAGCAGGTACCATGGTCAGTTTGCTTGGCGCTTGTATGCTGTCAAATGACTTGAACCAGGGCACCTGCATTCATGGGAAAATTATAAGAAGTGGATATGAATCTGACTGTCCTATAAGGAATGCTCTCATTGACATGTATTCAAATTGTGGGAGCCATTCTTCAGCTGAATTCTTGTTCTATGAAACAGAGTTTACGAGGGATGTGGTTTCTTGGAATGTCTTAATTGGAGGATACCTACAGAATGGACATGCAAATAAAGCCATATCCTCCTTTTGCCGGATGAAATTGGAGAACTTTCAACCAAATTTAGTCACATTTGCATGTGTCCTTCCAGCAGTGGCATATCTGGCAGCCTTACGAGAAGGCATGGCTTTTCATGCCTGCATTATCCGAATGGGATTTCTGTCTAGTGCACTTGTTGGGAATAGTCTTATTGATATGTATGCTAAATGTGGGCAGCTCGATTCTTCGGAGAAATTCTTTAATGAGatggaaaacaaaaacacaGTTTCATGGAATGCAATGCTTGCAGGATATGCAGTACATGGACAAGGCAGCAATGCCGTTGCACTTTTCTCGCTTATGCAAGAGAGCTATGTCCAAGTTGATTCCGTGTCCTTCGTCAATATTTTATCTGCTTGTAGACATGCATGTTTAATAGAAGAAGGAAGGAAAATTTTTGAGTCCATGTTTGAAAAACACCATCTTGAACCAGGGTTGGAACACTATGCTTGCATGGTAGATCTTCTAGGTCGAGCTGGTCTATTTGATGAAACCTTGATTTTGATAAAGACAATGCCAATGGAAGCTGATGCTGGAGTTTGGGGAGCCTTATTGGGTGCTTGTAAAATGCATTCTAATATCAAGTTGGGTGAAATGGCGTTGCAACATCTTGTCAAACTTGAACCTGAAAATCCAACGAATCATGTAGTTTTATCGAGTATGTTTGCGGAATCCGGTAGATGGGGTCATGAGGACAGCACCAGGTCAAGGATGAATGGGTCTGGATTGAAGAAAATTCCAGGCTGTAGCTGGGTTGAAGTGAAAAACGGGATCCATGCCTTCAGAGGCGTGGACTAGAGACATTTGCGGTTCAAACATGCTTTCTGCTGTGGAATAATTCGTTTAGAAAGATGAAAGGGAAGGGAATATGCCTGAGACGAGCTACTGATATCACACTAACAAGAACAgctaggggagagagagagagagagagagagagagagagagagagagagatgtgttTGTGTAAGCAAGAATAATGTCCAGTTGATTCTGTCCTTGAAGATTAATCATTAATTTCAttttggaaaaatctagttgcaagcacaactgtgtactaatatgtgtatcaatttaatgtgattggtcaaaaaatagattttattgaaaacagtactaatttaaattttgaatatgaaggaattAGTATTAA
Coding sequences within it:
- the LOC122290520 gene encoding pentatricopeptide repeat-containing protein At2g39620, which encodes MRVNYALRRPYHAPAPAKTACEVPSSPPSSSYNYPNYLRLLSSCKDLKSLLQVHGRLIVSGLREDHFTLSHLINSYSSFHKLDLARSVFEFSASPCVILWNSMIRAYTRSKKCKEALIMYHCMLEKGLEPDKYTFTFVLKACTGALDWQEGILVHHEIARRRLDCDVFIVTGLVDMYCKIGDLRSARELFDSLPKKDVVAWNTMIAGLSQSKDPREALRLFWGMQLGGVEPDSVSLLNLVPAVSSLADIDYCRSIHGYAVRRDFHSAVLNGLIDMYCKCKDVSSARQLFDRMWGRDDVSWRTMIMGYVFDGCFLEALKLFDTMKVENRRIDKMSAVSALLAAAEMRDLDKGVDIHNCAIQEGIDSDVLVATPIVTMYVKCGQLEKAKQLFKGLRWRDLVAWCAFINAVVQSGYPKEALSLFRDMQNDNMKPENVTLVSIVSACAELPSVRLGKSVHCYAIKADFDLDFSTGTALVSMYSKWGLFTWALNVFSRIPCKDVVTWNVLISGFAYIGDVYHAMELFCKLQLSGIHLVAGTMVSLLGACMLSNDLNQGTCIHGKIIRSGYESDCPIRNALIDMYSNCGSHSSAEFLFYETEFTRDVVSWNVLIGGYLQNGHANKAISSFCRMKLENFQPNLVTFACVLPAVAYLAALREGMAFHACIIRMGFLSSALVGNSLIDMYAKCGQLDSSEKFFNEMENKNTVSWNAMLAGYAVHGQGSNAVALFSLMQESYVQVDSVSFVNILSACRHACLIEEGRKIFESMFEKHHLEPGLEHYACMVDLLGRAGLFDETLILIKTMPMEADAGVWGALLGACKMHSNIKLGEMALQHLVKLEPENPTNHVVLSSMFAESGRWGHEDSTRSRMNGSGLKKIPGCSWVEVKNGIHAFRGVD
- the LOC122290528 gene encoding actin-depolymerizing factor 2 → MANAASGMAVHDDCKLKFLELKAKRTYRFIVYKIEEKQKEVVVEKLGEPTESYEDLSASLPANECRYAVYDFDFLTEENVPKSRIVFIAWSPDTSKVRSKMIYASSKDRFKRELDGIQVELQATDPTEMGLDVIRSRST